AGGCTTAATGAAGTTAGAAGCATGTCAAGCGCTGGAAGGTCCCTTAAGATCCCTATCCCAAAAACTAAACCAATAACTCCCAAACAAATCCAGACAAGGTTCTGACCAAACTTTTCTAGTCTCAGCTGCAAAGGTGTCTGCTCTTCCTTTCCCTTTTGCAAAAGGGAAGCAATTTTTCCAATTTCGGTATGAAGGCCCGTTTCTGTAGTTATAAATAGCCCCTTGCCATTGACGACAGTTGTCCCCATAAACCCCATATTTTTGCGGTCGCCAATAGAAAGCAGCTCTCCATCAAGAGAATGAGTTGTTTTTTGAATAGAAACGGCCTCTCCCGTCAATTCTGCTTCTCGGGTGCTTAGTTGCGTAGCCTGAATAAATCTCCCATCAGCCGGAACACGATCACCCGCTTCTACTAGGATGACATCTCCCCTAACAATCTCTCTTGCAAGAATTGTTCGTAGTTCACCCTGACGAATGACTTTAGAAAAAGGCATCGAGAGCTTTTTAAGGGCAGCAAGGGATTGCTCAGCTTTGTATTCTTGAAAAAAGCCAATAATGGCATTGAGAATAATGATTAAGCCTATGGATAAAGCATCCAACCATTCTTGTAAAAAAAGGGAAATGATAACCGCTCCAATGAGTACCCATATAATAAAACTTGAAAATTGGCCAATGAATAATTGCCAAGAAGATAGAGGAGCAGTTTCTGGAAGTTGATTAAACCCCTCTTTAAGCAAGCGTTCTTTCGCCTGACTTTCTCTTAAGCCTTGGTGCAAATCTGTGTCCAAGGCATAGGCCACTTCTTTAGGCCCCATCTTCCACCAGGGTCTAGTAAAAGCTTGATCGCTAGAGGATAATTTGGTTTGCATGCTGAATATTACGTACTTTTAAAACGAGCGTCGGCCATTCTTTTACATCACTTCCATTTGCAGGAAGTTTTTTTCGGAATTTTATTTGTCGAGCAAGTAAAAATTACAGATCATCAATCAGTTATGTACATTGATAGCAATTGATTTTAAGCGTGTATTAAACTGCTAATGATAATCTCAATAAGGAGTAATTATTATTCAATTTCCTTTTAGGAAAGGATATGAGTGGAGGGCAATCAAAAAATCAAGAAAAAAAATTTACAACCCAATAAAAATTAAAAAAACGCGGAGAAACCATTTAGCATTCGCTTTAATTTCCAACATCCAAAAAAAAACCGAATAATCTGTCTTTTCTGACAAATTATTCGGTTTATATGCCCAGGATAGGACTCGAACCTACACACCTTACGGCACCAGAACCTAAATCTGGCGTGTCTACCAATTTCACCACCTGGGCGCTGAATGTCCATTTACATTAGTGGGATTGAAAGTTTTTGTCAATCTTATTTCTAGTAGAGACCATCCCCATTGCTAATTGCCTAGATTCGAGATTATTAACCTGAGTTGCATTCCCCTCTTAATACACTTTCTTATATACTGTTCCCGGTCTAAAAATAGTAGGATTGATATACTAAATTTAGTTATAAACGTGTATTTTTTCCTATCCTATAAAAAAATAGGCCTAAAAATTTTTCCGTTTTTTCTAACAAAATTGAGCAGTAAATCATACTTATTTAAAATCGTGGGCAGTCTCTTAATAGACTGTAATTTACTTAGGCTTTAATTATTCTTTACATAATCTTAACTTGTAAACGTTAAAATTTTTAATAAATATCAATAAAGTTTTTTTATTATGATTCGCATTTCCCGCTTATTTCTTTTTATTATTTTACTCTTCCCTTTTATTAGCCGAGCTGATCAGCGAGAAGATATCCTGACTAATCATCACATTAAAGAAATCACGCTTAAAAATGGCATTCGGGTCTGTTTAAAGAAAACGGACTATGATGAAGACGAGTTTGTTTTTCAATTATTTGCGATGGGAGGCTATGCCGCTTTGGCCCCAGCAGACCGTCCCTTAGCTATTTTATCTCCTGACATTGTCTGGGAATCGGGCTTGGGTTCGCAAAGCGCAGATCAAATAGCCTATGATTTATATCAACGCTCGCTTGAAATAGAAATGAAGGTTCAGGCATTTGACCGCGTCATTGAAGCTTCTGGTCCAACAGAAGAAATGGAGCGTTGCCTTCAGGTTGTCCATAACTTATTTACTCAACCCCAATTTCAGCCTGAGGCACTCAGCAAAGTCATCCATCATACGCGCCGCTCTCTGCAAAAAACTAATGCTTCCACGCAAACAGAGTATTCTTCCCGTAATATTTTTTTGGAATTCAATACCCAAAACTGGGATGTTTGGAATCCTCTTAACTCGCGAGATCTCAATCACATTAGCTTAAAGAAAGCAGAAAAGACTTTTCTTCAGCTTTTCTCCAACCCTTCAGAATTTATTCTTGTCCTTGTCGGCGATATTGATTTTGAAGCAACTATTCACTTATTGCGGCAATACTTAGAATCTATTCCCTGTCGCTCTCCGTCTTTTCATTTAATTAATCCGCCACCGCCGCCTTTTCCTCCAGGCATAACAAAAAAAGAAATATCGGGTTATTCTCGCTATGCAAATGCCTGGACAAGACTAACCTTTCCTATCCCTGCTAAGCAAGTCGAGACCCAACAGTTAGAATTTCTTTGCGACATTCTTTACAATCGTTTTGCACAAAATGAGGCAACAAAACAACTAGATGTCAGCTATGAATTTCCTCTCTTTCCTCGCTTAGATCAGGCCTGGCTCATCATTGAATTTTCCTGCGCATGCAACGAAATTCCTTCCGTTTGCGGGCAGATTATGAAAATATTGGAGACGTTTAAAAAAGAAGGGCCGAGCGCAGAAGAGTTAAATATAGCTTTAAAGAACTTGGAAGAACAAAAGAAAGAAGTCGAAGAAAATGACTACATTCTTTCTGTCCTTGCCAACTATTATCGAGCGGGATGGGATGTAACTAGGCTTTATACGCTATCAAAGGAAAAAGAAGAGTTAAGGAATAACGATTTAACATTTTATCTTAATCTAGATCAGTATTCTATTATTTCCCTTTATCCTTAAGTCAACTATTGAATATCTACCTGCAAGATAACGTAAACGCAAGACAAGACAAAAAGGACTTCGCTCGCAATAGCAAATGAGCTATTATCATGAAGTTATTTCATTTGCAAATGACCACCCATGCTTAAATCCGGTCAATAACCCAAAATCAGGTCATATAATATGCCTCTTGCTCCTGCTTCTATCGGAATTATTTTAAATGAATCGCGTACGCATGTTTTATTGATTAAAAGACGTGATGTGCCCGTATGGGTCTTGCCCGGCGGGGGGATTGATGACCAGGAAACACCAGAACAAGCGGTCATTCGAGAGGTTTGGGAAGAAACCGGTTTGACTATTGCGATTCAAAAAGCCTGTGCCGAGTATTACCCTATTAACCGCTTATCCGCTCTTACTTTTGTTTTCCTCTGTCAAATACAAAAAGGCCAGCTAGAGTTATCGAATGAAACAGCTGCTATTGACTTTTATCCACTCAATCAGCTTCCCTCTTCTTTATTCCCCATTCATCGCAATTGGATAGAAGAGGCTTTGGCTGCCACTGATTACATAAAGAAACCCCTTACGCAAGTCAGCTATTCAGCTCTTTTTCTTTATTTTCTGCGCCATCCTTATCAAGTGTTGCGCTTTGCTATAACACGTTTCTTGAAAAATTAAGGCAGACACTAAAAGCTGTGCTAAGAGACTTAGGCAGTTTTAATACACCCCACTTAGAGGCGTATTAAAACCGCTAGCGACCTAAATTCGAGTTCTATTCCCTAGGAAGCGATAGAAGATAACAGAAATCAATGCGTATGATCATGGTCGTGGTCGTGGTCGTGATCATGGTCGTGATCATGGTCATGGTCATGGTCGTGATCGGAAGTGCTCTGCCCATTAACCGATTGGTTACTCTGCCGTTTTTCAGCCCATTTTTTAAGCTTAGCTTGGCTGACTTTGCACTTATAGCCTTCAATATGGAACATCAGCTTGAAGCTTTCCCATTCTTCATAAAAGTCATTAACAACTTTGAGATCAACCGTTTGTTTAATTTGCACCAATAGGAAAAGTAATTTATGCGCACTGAGGACTCTCTTAGCTGTATCTTCTTCCCCTGGCTTAATCTTCTGCTGCAAAAAATAAGTCGTAATGAGCTGTGCTATCTCATTAGAGCTATTCTCTTTTTGAATAATCCAACGGATAAATTCATTATGCTCCTGAACGGTTTTAAAGGGATTATCTGTCAAAACGCTAATTCCTTTTACAGTCGTCTCTATATACTGATCAATTTGATCGAAAACCATTTCATCATGGTAAATTCCGCATGGCATTTGACAATGGGCATGAATCGAGAACTGATAGCACATTCCCAATAGGCATCCGGATAACAATAGTTTTTTTAACATTTTTCTACCCCTTTTGATGATCGAGATTATCAAAAGTTTTACTATACAGGCCAATATTATACAATTGCTTACCGCTGCTTGCTGGGAAGACCCTGTTAGGAAATTGCTAATTCCTTGATGCAAGCTCTTTTCCTCTAGAAAGACAATATTCTCAACTCTAAGCAACTATTTTCAAAGTCATTTGACAGAACTTACTATTTCTGCTTTAATGATTATTCATGGCATTTATCTTATCTACTCACTCTCCTAGCTTATGTTATCTATCGTTTGGCACCATTTATTTGTCCGCTCCTGGTGGGTGATGGCTTTTTTCCTCATGTGCTTTATCTTGTATGAGCAAGCGCTTAAAAATAGAGACCGCCATTATAAACAGCTCAGCGAACAGCTCATTTCTCTTCAAATGGAAAAACAAAAAGCCCTTCAAAAGCAAAAAAACCTGCAATTGCAAATCAATAGTCAAAGTGATTTAGCCTGGATTGAATTAACTTTAA
The nucleotide sequence above comes from Candidatus Protochlamydia phocaeensis. Encoded proteins:
- a CDS encoding insulinase family protein, whose product is MIRISRLFLFIILLFPFISRADQREDILTNHHIKEITLKNGIRVCLKKTDYDEDEFVFQLFAMGGYAALAPADRPLAILSPDIVWESGLGSQSADQIAYDLYQRSLEIEMKVQAFDRVIEASGPTEEMERCLQVVHNLFTQPQFQPEALSKVIHHTRRSLQKTNASTQTEYSSRNIFLEFNTQNWDVWNPLNSRDLNHISLKKAEKTFLQLFSNPSEFILVLVGDIDFEATIHLLRQYLESIPCRSPSFHLINPPPPPFPPGITKKEISGYSRYANAWTRLTFPIPAKQVETQQLEFLCDILYNRFAQNEATKQLDVSYEFPLFPRLDQAWLIIEFSCACNEIPSVCGQIMKILETFKKEGPSAEELNIALKNLEEQKKEVEENDYILSVLANYYRAGWDVTRLYTLSKEKEELRNNDLTFYLNLDQYSIISLYP
- a CDS encoding NUDIX hydrolase, with translation MPLAPASIGIILNESRTHVLLIKRRDVPVWVLPGGGIDDQETPEQAVIREVWEETGLTIAIQKACAEYYPINRLSALTFVFLCQIQKGQLELSNETAAIDFYPLNQLPSSLFPIHRNWIEEALAATDYIKKPLTQVSYSALFLYFLRHPYQVLRFAITRFLKN
- a CDS encoding superoxide dismutase [Ni], giving the protein MLKKLLLSGCLLGMCYQFSIHAHCQMPCGIYHDEMVFDQIDQYIETTVKGISVLTDNPFKTVQEHNEFIRWIIQKENSSNEIAQLITTYFLQQKIKPGEEDTAKRVLSAHKLLFLLVQIKQTVDLKVVNDFYEEWESFKLMFHIEGYKCKVSQAKLKKWAEKRQSNQSVNGQSTSDHDHDHDHDHDHDHDHDHDHDHTH